The nucleotide window CTAGCTCCGTCATTGGCTAATATCCCCCAGCTAGCATTAGGTGGTCTAACCCCTAAACCGATATAGCTTAGGAAGGCCTCCCCAAAAATAGCCGATGGTATAGTCAAAGTCATATCAACAATAATAGGTCCCAAAGTATTAGGAATTAAATGTTTCATGATAATTCTTGAAGTATTTGCCCCTAAAGTACGGGCTGCCAATATAAACTCTTGTTCTTTTAATTGTAATACTTGCCCTCTTACCAAACGAGCCATTCCCAACCAACTGGTGATACTAAAGGCAATGATGATGGTAGTCACTCCTGGATCCAAAACAATCAATAGCAAAATATTGACCAGCATTGCCGGTATGGTGAGCATGACATCTACAATTCTCATCATGATATTGTCGACTTTCCCTCCATAATATCCTGCAACACCGCCATAGATAACTCCTACAATAACTGATACAAAAGCAACGACAATTCCAATGAGTAGAGAAATTCTTCCCCCTCTCCAAGCTCGAGCGAATAAGTCTCTACCTAAACTATCTGTTCCAAAATAATGACCCTCTGTCATAGGTTTAAAATTTGTTTTTTCGATATACTGTTCAAAATAATTATATTTTGTCATATAAGGTCCCACAAGCACCATAATAGAAACAAGACATAAGATGATTAGGGAAAGCATAGCTAATTTGTTCATTTTTAACCTTCTCCAGGCATCCTGCCAATAAGTCATACTGGGTCTTATAATTTGTTGACTATCTTTAAGGTTCTTTCCAACAACTTGAAAATCATCCTTTGAAAATTCTACTGCATGATTTGCACTATTCATTCTTTCCCTCCTCCCTAACTAGCAATCTTAATTCTTGGATCAACCAATCCATAGGCGATATCTACCAAAAGATTTAGTACTACCAAGAAAGTTCCATAGAATATTGTGGTACCTAAAATAACTGGATAATCTAATGTGTTAATGCTTTGTACAAAGAATCTTCCGAGTCCTGGAATAGCAAATATATTTTCCACAACAAATGTTCCTGTTAAAAGTACGGCTACTTGAGGTCCTAATATGGTAATAATCGGAAGTATAGAGTTTCTAATCACATGTTTAAATACAATAGATAACCGATTTAAACCTTTGGCCTTTGCTGTTTTGATATAATCCTGTCCTAAAACATCTAAAGTAGTCGCTCTCATCATTCTTGCTTGGGAAGCGAGTACGCTGGTACCTAGAGCGATGGTAGGCATAATGGTGTACATAATACCCTTCCACTGTCCTACTGGGAACCACCGTAATTTTACCCCAAAGGCGTACTGGAGTAATGCCCCGATAATAAAACTAGGTACCGATACGCCGATTACTGCAA belongs to Irregularibacter muris and includes:
- a CDS encoding ABC transporter permease; translated protein: MLRYILKRVGISLITIWVLATITFFLMHAVPGNPFADEKKVQPQILENMKKYYGLDKPLIVQYGTYLKNLTKGDLGHSLKYKTRTVNQIIAQAFPYSAHLGMQALVYGVVLGLTLGVLAALNHNKTVDYVTMIIAVIGVSVPSFIIGALLQYAFGVKLRWFPVGQWKGIMYTIMPTIALGTSVLASQARMMRATTLDVLGQDYIKTAKAKGLNRLSIVFKHVIRNSILPIITILGPQVAVLLTGTFVVENIFAIPGLGRFFVQSINTLDYPVILGTTIFYGTFLVVLNLLVDIAYGLVDPRIKIAS
- a CDS encoding ABC transporter permease, with translation MNSANHAVEFSKDDFQVVGKNLKDSQQIIRPSMTYWQDAWRRLKMNKLAMLSLIILCLVSIMVLVGPYMTKYNYFEQYIEKTNFKPMTEGHYFGTDSLGRDLFARAWRGGRISLLIGIVVAFVSVIVGVIYGGVAGYYGGKVDNIMMRIVDVMLTIPAMLVNILLLIVLDPGVTTIIIAFSITSWLGMARLVRGQVLQLKEQEFILAARTLGANTSRIIMKHLIPNTLGPIIVDMTLTIPSAIFGEAFLSYIGLGVRPPNASWGILANDGARVMRFYPYQLIIPAILISITMLSFNLFGDGLRDALDPRLRK